From one Brevinematia bacterium genomic stretch:
- the hisB gene encoding imidazoleglycerol-phosphate dehydratase HisB, producing the protein MRNARFLRETAETSIEIYVNLDGSGKFSGTTGVGFFDHLLSLLAKHSSIDVEIVKCVGDIYVDFHHLVEDVGIVLGKCFSEAVGDKRGIARFAFSSVPLDEALTQVSIDISGRSYLYFDKRILKGRIRDFDMELLEVFFSAFVREARITIHIDLVRGSNKHHIAESVFKSFATALKASISVVSDSIPSTKNVL; encoded by the coding sequence ATGAGAAATGCAAGATTTCTTAGGGAAACTGCAGAGACTTCTATAGAGATTTATGTGAATCTTGATGGTAGTGGGAAATTTTCTGGAACTACAGGAGTAGGTTTTTTTGATCATCTTCTGTCTTTGCTTGCTAAGCATTCTTCAATTGATGTGGAAATTGTGAAATGTGTTGGTGATATTTATGTAGATTTCCATCACCTTGTTGAGGATGTTGGGATTGTGCTTGGTAAGTGCTTTAGTGAGGCAGTGGGGGATAAAAGAGGAATAGCTAGGTTTGCTTTCTCTTCAGTTCCGTTGGATGAAGCCTTGACCCAAGTATCTATAGATATAAGTGGGAGAAGTTACTTATATTTTGATAAAAGGATTTTGAAGGGTAGGATAAGAGATTTTGATATGGAACTGCTGGAGGTGTTTTTCTCTGCGTTTGTGAGGGAAGCTAGAATTACTATTCATATTGACTTAGTCAGAGGTAGCAATAAACATCATATCGCAGAATCTGTGTTCAAATCCTTTGCAACTGCTCTAAAAGCTTCAATATCTGTAGTTTCGGACTCTATACCTTCAACTAAAAATGTTCTCTAG
- a CDS encoding UDP-N-acetylglucosamine--N-acetylmuramyl-(pentapeptide) pyrophosphoryl-undecaprenol N-acetylglucosamine transferase — protein MKFLVVAGGTGGHISPGIAIYKKLKESYKEVLFVTNPHGLKFPIVKENVESNDLFILPISRSFSKNLIGNLTTLKEFIISIFSSLKLIFSFNPDRVILTGGYVSGPIGIVSTIFGKKVILLEQNSVMGLTNKILSLFAKKVILSFPLKGQKDYPSKYERIGNPIRYSETDILIKEYAKNTYGFSEEDKVLGIILGSQGAKKVNEFILEHIKELAERYKILWITGQDHYEMVYRRCMEEKNIKVFPFINEINVFMSAVDVAISRAGASTLSELSFFGVPTVIIPFPFASKNHQYFNALFFETHGAGIIIEEPDLTIEKLLSALDTIFRNIEIFRSNAKKISPSNATQKVIQKVLDL, from the coding sequence ATGAAGTTTTTGGTTGTTGCAGGTGGAACGGGAGGACATATCTCCCCCGGCATCGCAATCTACAAAAAACTAAAAGAAAGCTACAAGGAGGTTTTATTCGTAACTAACCCCCACGGGCTTAAGTTTCCAATCGTCAAAGAAAACGTGGAAAGCAATGACCTGTTTATCCTTCCAATATCTAGAAGTTTCTCCAAAAACTTAATAGGAAACTTAACTACCCTCAAAGAATTTATAATCTCAATATTCTCATCTCTTAAGCTGATTTTTTCCTTTAACCCTGATAGAGTAATACTCACCGGAGGATATGTATCGGGACCAATAGGAATAGTTTCCACCATTTTTGGTAAAAAAGTCATCCTTCTTGAACAAAACTCTGTGATGGGACTCACCAACAAGATACTTTCGCTCTTCGCAAAAAAGGTTATCCTAAGTTTTCCCCTCAAAGGCCAAAAAGACTACCCTAGCAAATATGAAAGAATAGGAAATCCCATAAGATACTCAGAAACAGATATCCTAATAAAGGAATATGCTAAAAATACCTATGGATTTTCAGAAGAGGATAAAGTTTTAGGAATAATTTTAGGTAGCCAGGGGGCTAAAAAAGTAAATGAATTTATCTTAGAACATATTAAAGAGTTGGCAGAAAGATACAAGATACTCTGGATTACAGGACAAGATCATTACGAAATGGTCTACAGAAGATGCATGGAAGAGAAAAACATCAAAGTTTTTCCTTTCATAAACGAAATCAATGTCTTTATGAGTGCAGTAGATGTTGCTATATCAAGGGCAGGAGCAAGCACACTATCAGAACTATCTTTTTTCGGTGTGCCTACGGTAATTATACCCTTCCCATTTGCCTCAAAAAACCACCAATACTTCAACGCATTATTCTTCGAAACCCACGGAGCAGGAATAATAATCGAAGAACCAGATCTAACTATTGAAAAACTTCTATCAGCCCTAGATACAATCTTTAGAAACATAGAAATATTTAGATCAAATGCGAAAAAAATATCACCTAGTAACGCCACTCAAAAGGTAATCCAGAAAGTTTTGGATCTTTAG
- a CDS encoding flagellin, translating to MIINHNISSIFANRMVKTKGWDVDANVEKLSSGMKINKAGDDAAGLAVSEKMRSQIRGLRRAEMNAEDGISFIQVAEGYLEQTTNVLQRLRELAVQASNGIYTDEDRLYIQVEVSALIAEIDRIASHAQFNGVNLLTGRFAKFTGENTITGSMWLHIGANMDQRIQIYIGTMNSQGLGLKNPVGNPLTASFISLSTPDKANSAIGLIDRALSKVNKQRADLGAYQNRLMYAAKSLLTGYENMQAAESRIRDTDMANEMSDFTKNLILLNASISMLAQANARPQAILALLRG from the coding sequence ATGATAATCAATCATAATATCAGTTCAATTTTTGCCAACCGAATGGTTAAGACCAAAGGTTGGGATGTTGATGCTAACGTTGAGAAGCTATCCTCGGGGATGAAGATCAATAAAGCCGGGGATGACGCAGCAGGACTTGCGGTTTCTGAGAAGATGAGGTCTCAGATCAGAGGGCTAAGAAGAGCTGAGATGAATGCTGAAGATGGTATTTCTTTCATTCAAGTTGCAGAAGGATATCTTGAACAAACAACCAATGTTTTACAAAGGCTAAGGGAGCTAGCGGTTCAGGCTTCAAACGGTATTTATACAGATGAAGATAGGCTTTACATCCAAGTTGAAGTATCTGCGCTTATAGCTGAAATTGATAGAATTGCTTCTCATGCTCAGTTTAATGGTGTGAACTTGCTTACAGGTAGATTTGCAAAGTTTACAGGTGAAAACACTATAACTGGAAGTATGTGGCTACATATTGGAGCTAATATGGATCAGAGAATCCAGATTTACATTGGAACGATGAACTCTCAAGGACTTGGACTGAAGAATCCTGTGGGTAATCCTCTGACCGCGTCGTTTATCTCTTTGTCTACGCCAGATAAGGCTAACTCTGCAATAGGCTTAATTGATAGGGCACTCTCTAAGGTCAATAAGCAAAGAGCTGACCTTGGAGCATATCAAAATAGATTGATGTATGCTGCAAAGTCTTTACTCACCGGGTATGAGAACATGCAAGCAGCAGAGTCAAGAATTAGAGATACAGATATGGCAAATGAGATGAGTGACTTTACCAAAAACCTGATATTGCTTAATGCTAGTATTTCAATGCTTGCACAAGCAAATGCTAGACCGCAAGCTATATTAGCATTACTGAGAGGATAG
- a CDS encoding CvpA family protein — protein sequence MNILDVITISVVLLGLIWGARKGFIGVIILVIGIIVTIVVVDAFGVPLSSFFTKIGVDENLSYGVAVLSILVVCFVVFFTIHLLLKNLVDMFRIGWINRILGAILGGWVLFVFLGSLLFFFSKIPLINFKKYINSSAIAKYSHLHAKDIMSLSGSEERIEKFIEGEE from the coding sequence ATGAATATACTTGATGTAATAACAATCTCAGTTGTTCTACTAGGACTAATCTGGGGTGCAAGGAAGGGTTTTATCGGAGTAATAATACTCGTGATAGGAATAATTGTCACAATAGTTGTAGTTGATGCTTTTGGTGTACCATTATCATCATTTTTCACCAAGATTGGAGTGGATGAAAATTTATCTTATGGTGTGGCTGTTCTTTCAATTCTTGTTGTGTGTTTTGTCGTGTTTTTTACAATCCACCTACTTTTAAAAAACCTTGTTGACATGTTTAGAATCGGTTGGATAAATAGAATTCTTGGGGCAATCTTGGGCGGATGGGTTTTGTTTGTATTTTTGGGATCACTCTTATTCTTTTTCTCCAAAATACCTCTTATAAACTTCAAGAAATACATTAACTCTTCTGCGATAGCAAAATATTCCCACCTTCACGCTAAGGACATAATGTCTCTCTCAGGCTCTGAAGAGAGGATTGAGAAGTTTATTGAAGGAGAAGAATAA
- the bamA gene encoding outer membrane protein assembly factor BamA — protein MRRFVFFIFAIVFVVKLSCIFADWRDIDGYRIRKIVFEKLSRQCESLIREVITIREGEEIDFNKLVESTKSIYRLSILYDFRVEYNIVDESKKLVDIYIVGKEADIVDEVKIVGSKSVQPDDLKELITIRKGDHISQGKIYGSILAMKHKYKEEGLLDVEIKHYFSRDENGKLTLTFEVLEGPRSIVKSIKLLGVSNISEGDIKAVIDTKEEVRFLGLPITRGYFDPDKFSKDVEKIKYFYSSRGFIDAKVISTNITVSNFYENQTNLTEKHVYILLEVSEGSRYYFGKISIVGETRAFTKDDIMQKFPFLKGDVFAQDQFDKWMYKVSRMYWDRGYVFAKVDKKIEKDEETKVVNIEVNIYEGDIGHIGNIVVVGNTYTRTYVIERELEIREGEIFTVNKLQRSIERLNMTQYFEKVEWEVREGEAEGVMDLIFRVKEGRTGIVSLSAGYGSVSGFTVSGSISHINLFGTGKKIQGKIEVGQNQQGVNLSFTEPYLFGSLFSFSTSIYFYNTLVQNILVDDDRDGTSERTNGSYWQTKLGLGLNVSRRIGSYYSLGAGYSVYSTITHDKTFDNAYDESVVKELTLTYVSNWWEIYRGKLKSSLSLNFTFDSRDAPLASTKGVSGGVYFDYVGHLIGGFFEFLKLSANFSFYQSIPITDEYKLVWVLYTSHGIILPQLSGRLEYETLDLFWFDGYYELRGWGGRGIRGRVKSFYSSELRAPIYGNELWGVMFTDLGSMFSDPQLYTTFLDRYYGSFGLGAMINIPGFPIRIYLARQIVFENSIPKLYLSDKFFENWQFVFAIQGLF, from the coding sequence ATGAGAAGATTCGTGTTTTTTATTTTCGCTATTGTCTTTGTAGTAAAGCTGTCTTGTATTTTTGCAGATTGGCGTGATATTGACGGATATAGGATAAGAAAAATTGTTTTTGAAAAGTTATCAAGGCAGTGTGAGAGCCTTATAAGGGAGGTTATTACTATAAGGGAGGGGGAAGAAATTGATTTTAATAAACTTGTTGAGTCAACAAAAAGTATATATAGATTGAGTATTCTTTATGACTTTAGAGTTGAGTATAACATAGTTGATGAGAGTAAAAAACTTGTTGACATTTACATAGTTGGTAAGGAAGCAGATATTGTAGATGAAGTCAAGATTGTTGGTAGTAAAAGTGTTCAACCTGATGACCTTAAGGAGCTTATCACTATACGAAAGGGGGATCACATAAGTCAAGGAAAGATCTACGGTAGCATATTGGCAATGAAGCATAAGTATAAGGAAGAAGGACTGCTAGATGTTGAGATAAAACATTATTTCTCTAGAGATGAGAATGGAAAACTTACCTTGACGTTTGAAGTATTGGAGGGACCTAGAAGCATAGTGAAGAGTATAAAACTATTGGGTGTCTCAAATATAAGTGAAGGTGATATTAAGGCAGTTATTGACACTAAAGAAGAGGTAAGATTTCTCGGATTACCTATAACTAGAGGATATTTTGATCCTGATAAATTTTCAAAGGATGTTGAGAAGATAAAGTATTTCTATAGTTCAAGGGGGTTTATTGACGCTAAGGTTATTTCTACAAATATCACGGTAAGTAATTTCTACGAGAATCAAACCAACCTTACTGAGAAGCATGTTTATATACTTTTGGAGGTTTCTGAGGGTAGTAGATACTACTTTGGAAAGATTTCTATAGTTGGGGAGACTAGAGCCTTTACTAAGGATGATATTATGCAAAAATTTCCTTTCCTTAAGGGTGATGTGTTTGCTCAAGATCAGTTTGATAAGTGGATGTACAAGGTTAGTAGGATGTATTGGGATAGGGGATATGTATTTGCTAAGGTTGATAAAAAGATTGAGAAAGATGAGGAGACGAAGGTTGTGAATATTGAGGTTAACATTTATGAGGGTGATATAGGACATATTGGGAACATAGTTGTGGTTGGAAATACTTACACAAGGACCTATGTTATTGAGAGGGAGCTTGAGATCAGGGAAGGGGAGATTTTTACTGTAAACAAGCTACAGAGAAGCATAGAAAGACTTAACATGACGCAGTATTTTGAAAAAGTTGAGTGGGAGGTTAGGGAAGGTGAGGCAGAAGGAGTAATGGATCTGATTTTTAGGGTAAAAGAGGGTAGAACGGGAATTGTTTCACTTAGTGCTGGATATGGTTCGGTTAGCGGGTTTACTGTCAGTGGAAGTATCTCACATATTAACCTTTTTGGAACTGGTAAGAAGATCCAAGGAAAGATAGAAGTAGGACAGAATCAGCAGGGGGTGAATCTATCATTTACTGAGCCTTATCTTTTTGGTTCTTTGTTCTCCTTTTCAACTTCAATATATTTTTACAATACGTTGGTGCAGAATATTTTAGTTGATGATGATAGAGATGGAACTTCAGAAAGGACTAACGGAAGTTACTGGCAGACAAAATTGGGATTGGGACTAAATGTGAGTAGAAGAATAGGTAGTTATTATAGTCTAGGTGCTGGATATTCAGTATACTCCACGATAACTCACGATAAGACTTTTGATAATGCTTACGATGAAAGTGTTGTTAAAGAGTTAACACTTACATATGTTAGTAATTGGTGGGAGATTTACAGAGGTAAGTTAAAGAGTTCCCTAAGCTTAAATTTTACATTTGATAGCAGAGATGCTCCTTTAGCTTCTACTAAAGGAGTCAGTGGAGGAGTGTATTTTGATTATGTTGGGCACTTGATCGGTGGGTTTTTTGAATTTTTAAAACTAAGTGCTAACTTTTCGTTCTACCAATCAATACCTATAACTGATGAGTATAAGCTTGTTTGGGTTTTGTATACATCGCATGGGATTATATTACCACAATTGAGTGGTAGGTTGGAGTATGAAACTCTTGATCTTTTTTGGTTTGATGGGTATTACGAGCTTAGAGGGTGGGGAGGAAGAGGTATAAGAGGTAGAGTAAAATCTTTCTATTCCTCAGAACTTAGGGCTCCTATCTACGGAAATGAGCTTTGGGGAGTAATGTTTACTGACCTAGGTTCTATGTTTTCCGACCCGCAACTATATACCACATTCTTGGATAGATACTATGGTAGCTTTGGACTAGGAGCTATGATAAATATTCCAGGATTTCCTATAAGAATCTATCTCGCTCGCCAGATAGTGTTTGAAAATAGTATTCCTAAGCTCTACTTAAGTGATAAGTTTTTTGAAAACTGGCAATTCGTTTTTGCTATACAAGGACTGTTCTAG